From a region of the Apis cerana isolate GH-2021 linkage group LG13, AcerK_1.0, whole genome shotgun sequence genome:
- the LOC107996196 gene encoding neprilysin-4 isoform X7: protein MRSANSLDQYNDDDFFSGGPCPSCRLAINKETGRLKWCMGGNDTWRFRVKLMLLIPAVLLPITIIFIALSRSQVIGKTPYHRTHLVHATKRQDERTEETFPSATSRSEIERVEEEEEDRILIPEMKTYYAPMESLLSPRQLQRRKRDLDGDQAIEVDYNTEKSDDQNSDENLNNFLDDYYSEMDADEIKGKSDIQTNDYREYGEYTHDSHKNEELRSKFFKYDNIEERSQDESDEGEQGGRRQISIDDSDSSLPIDDYQQEDDTHTDFHAFWKGEGNEWAIREAQAKIMLKYMDKSTDPCEDFYQFACGNWARHNPIPKDKAAYDTFEMIRESLDSVLKELLEEPILKEVMLNTDDAIVKAKHLFQSCMNYEILEQRMERPLIQLLDELGGWPILRPNWDPEKFDWLLLVAQLRLYNNDILISEWVAPDIKNSDQYVIQFDQTSLGLPTRDYFLQPSNMIYLRAYKNYLIKISTLLGASLQNATMDADELIEFETKLAKITSSPDERRNLSELYQRMSIGELRTLIPQINWHRYLTIVLARPTNISEPVVVYAMQYIQDLVNLLSKTSPRTIANYLLWRFVRHRVNNLDDRFQEAKQKFYYILFGREQAPPRWKNCVAQVNSNMGMAVGSMFVKKYFDEKSKNDTLSMTREIQQSFKELLNQTSWIDDETKELATEKVNAMLLRIGYPDFILQPELLNERYKDIVIRPDKYFENTLNILQHLTRVEQDRLGSPVNKTLWNTAPAVVNAYYSRSKNRIMFPAGILQPPFYHRYFPRCLNYGGIGVVIGHEITHGFDDKGRLFDKDGNLHRWWKDEAIYGFHQRAQCLIDQYSHYIVPEVGMKIDGINTQGENIADNGGIKQAFRAYEKWLRLNEDADETLPGLNATGKQLFFLNFAQVWCGSMRPEATRNKLKTAVHSPGKFRVIGTLSNSKDFAEVFHCPLGTPMNPIKKCSVW from the exons ATGAGAAGCGCGAACAGTTTGGACCAATATAACGACGATGACTTCTTCAGCGGTGGTCCCTGCCCTTCTTGTCGGTTAGCCATTAACAAGGAAACTGGTCGACTCAA GTGGTGTATGGGCGGAAACGATACTTGGCGCTTCCGAGTGAAATTAATGCTTCTGATTCCCGCTGTGTTATTGCCGATCACTATAATTTTCATCGCCCTCTCGAGGTCACAGGTGATTGGCAAAACTCCTTATCATCGTACGCATTTGGTTCACGCGACTAAAAGACAGGACGAGAGAACCGAGGAGACTTTTCCGT CAGCGACCAGCCGCAGCGAGATAGAGCGGgtagaagaagaggaagaagatagAATCCTTATACCTGAAATGAAAACTTACTACGCGCCGATGGAATCTCTACTTTCGCCACGACAGCTTCAACGACGCAAGAGAGACCTGGATGGG GATCAAGCAATAGAAGTAGACTACAACACTGAAAAGTCAGATGATCAAAATTCCgatgaaaatttgaacaatttcTTGGATGATTACTACTCTGAGATGGATGCCGATGAGATTAAAGGAAAATCTGATATACAAACTAACGATTATCGAGA ATATGGCGAATATACCCATGACTctcataaaaatgaagaactaCGTTCCAAGTTCTTCAAATACGATAATATTGAAGAACGTTCTCAAGACGAGTCGGACGAGGGCGAACAAGGTGGAAGACGTCAAATTTCCATCGATGACTCGGACTCCAGTTTGCCAATTGATGATTATCAACAGGAAGACGATACTCATACAGATTTCCATGCGTTTTGGAAAGGCGAAGGAAACGAGTGGGCCATCAGAGAGGCTCAAG CAAAAATCATGCTCAAGTACATGGACAAGAGTACTGATCCTTGCGAAGATTTCTATCAATTTGCCTGTGGCAATTGGGCGAGACACAATCCTATCCCTAAAGACAAAGCTGCCTATGATACGTTCGAAATGATTAGAGAATCATTAGATTCTGTGTTGAAAGAGCTTCTTGAAGAACCTATATTAAAAGAAGTTATGTTGAATACGGATGATGCCATAGTCAAGGCTAAACATTTGTTTCAAAGTTGTATGAATTacg AGATCTTGGAGCAACGCATGGAACGGCCGCTTATACAACTTTTAGATGAACTCGGTGGATGGCCTATATTGAGACCTAACTGGGATccagaaaaattcgattggcTTCTTTTGGTTGCACAATTGAGGCTTTATAATAACGATATTCTTATTTCGGAATGGGTTGCACCGGATATTAAGAACAGCGATCAATATGTTATACAG TTCGATCAGACATCATTGGGTTTACCTACGAGAGATTATTTTCTCCAACCATCGAATATGATTTATCTGAGagcttacaaaaattatttaataaaaatttctactcTTCTGGGCGCATCTTTGCAGAATGCTACTATGGACGCTGacgaattaatagaatttgagACGAAACTTGCCAAa ATCACATCATCTCCtgatgaaagaagaaatcttTCAGAATTGTATCAAAGAATGAGTATTGGAGAACTGAGGACTCTGATACCTCAAATTAATTGGCATCGATATTTAACCATCGTTTTAGCTCGACCAACTAATATTTCTGAACCTGTTGTTGTTTATGCGATGCAATATATCCAAGACTTGGTGAATCTTCTTTCAAAAACTAGTCCGCG aactaTCGCAAACTATCTTCTATGGCGATTCGTTAGGCATAGGGTAAATAATCTAGATGATCGATTTCAAGAGGctaagcaaaaattttattatattctttttggaAGAGAACAAGCACCCCCCAGATGGAAAAATTGTGTAGCACAAGTGAATTCTAATATGGGTATGGCTGTAGGGTCAATGttcgtgaaaaaatatttcgacgaaaaaagcaaaaacgat ACATTGTCTATGACTCGAGAGATACAACAGTCGTTTAAAGAGCTTTTGAATCAAACTTCCTGGATCGATgacgaaacgaaagaattgGCCACCGAGAAAGTGAACGCAATGCTGTTAAGAATCGGCTATCCTGATTTCATTTTACAACCTGAATTGTTGAATGAACGTTATAAGGAT ATCGTGATCCGTCCAGATAAGTATTTCgagaatacattaaatattttacaacattTGACCAGAGTGGAACAAGATCGGCTTGGCAGCCCTGTTAACAAAACCCTCTGGAATACCGCACCAGCAGTGGTCAATGCTTATTACAGTCGCAGCAAGAATAGGATAA TGTTTCCAGCTGGCATACTACAGCCGCCCTTTTATCACAGATATTTTCCACGGTGTTTAAATTACGGTGGAATAGGAGTTGTAATTGGCCACGAAATTACGCATGGCTTCGATGATAAAGGTCGATTATTCGATAAGGATGGTAATCTACACAGATGGTGGAAAGATGAAGCTATTTACGGATTTCATCAACGTGCCCAATGTCTCATCG ACCAGTATAGTCATTATATCGTGCCCGAAGTTGGAATGAAGATTGATGGAATAAATACGCAGGGAGAGAATATCGCGGACAATGGTGGCATTAAACAAGCTTTTCGA GCTTACGAAAAATGGTTACGCTTAAACGAGGATGCTGACGAAACTCTGCCCGGTTTGAACGCGACCGGAAAGCAATTGTTCTTTCTCAACTTCGCTCAAGTATGGTGTGGCTCGATGAGACCGGAAGCAACtaggaataaattaaaaaccgcGGTGCATTCACCTGGCAAATTTCGCGTGATTGGTACCTTGTCAAATTCGAAGGATTTCGCGGAAGTATTTCATTGTCCTCTAGGCACACCCATGAACCCAATTAAGAAATGTTCCGTTTGGTGA
- the LOC107996196 gene encoding neprilysin-4 isoform X1, whose amino-acid sequence MITTLRWMPMRLKENLIYKLTIIENMANIPMTLIKMKNYVPSSSNTIILKNVLKTSRTRANKVEDVKFPSMTRTPVCQLMIINRKTILIQISMRFGKAKETSGPSERLKKQIFAAAKIMLKYMDKSTDPCEDFYQFACGNWARHNPIPKDKAAYDTFEMIRESLDSVLKELLEEPILKEVMLNTDDAIVKAKHLFQSCMNYDMWLEILEQRMERPLIQLLDELGGWPILRPNWDPEKFDWLLLVAQLRLYNNDILISEWVAPDIKNSDQYVIQFDQTSLGLPTRDYFLQPSNMIYLRAYKNYLIKISTLLGASLQNATMDADELIEFETKLAKITSSPDERRNLSELYQRMSIGELRTLIPQINWHRYLTIVLARPTNISEPVVVYAMQYIQDLVNLLSKTSPRTIANYLLWRFVRHRVNNLDDRFQEAKQKFYYILFGREQAPPRWKNCVAQVNSNMGMAVGSMFVKKYFDEKSKNDTLSMTREIQQSFKELLNQTSWIDDETKELATEKVNAMLLRIGYPDFILQPELLNERYKDIVIRPDKYFENTLNILQHLTRVEQDRLGSPVNKTLWNTAPAVVNAYYSRSKNRIMFPAGILQPPFYHRYFPRCLNYGGIGVVIGHEITHGFDDKGRLFDKDGNLHRWWKDEAIYGFHQRAQCLIDQYSHYIVPEVGMKIDGINTQGENIADNGGIKQAFRAYEKWLRLNEDADETLPGLNATGKQLFFLNFAQVWCGSMRPEATRNKLKTAVHSPGKFRVIGTLSNSKDFAEVFHCPLGTPMNPIKKCSVW is encoded by the exons ATGATTACTACTCTGAGATGGATGCCGATGAGATTAAAGGAAAATCTGATATACAAACTAACGATTATCGAGA ATATGGCGAATATACCCATGACTctcataaaaatgaagaactaCGTTCCAAGTTCTTCAAATACGATAATATTGAAGAACGTTCTCAAGACGAGTCGGACGAGGGCGAACAAGGTGGAAGACGTCAAATTTCCATCGATGACTCGGACTCCAGTTTGCCAATTGATGATTATCAACAGGAAGACGATACTCATACAGATTTCCATGCGTTTTGGAAAGGCGAAGGAAACGAGTGGGCCATCAGAGAGGCTCAAG AAACAGATATTCGCCGCAGCAAAAATCATGCTCAAGTACATGGACAAGAGTACTGATCCTTGCGAAGATTTCTATCAATTTGCCTGTGGCAATTGGGCGAGACACAATCCTATCCCTAAAGACAAAGCTGCCTATGATACGTTCGAAATGATTAGAGAATCATTAGATTCTGTGTTGAAAGAGCTTCTTGAAGAACCTATATTAAAAGAAGTTATGTTGAATACGGATGATGCCATAGTCAAGGCTAAACATTTGTTTCAAAGTTGTATGAATTacg ACATGTGGCTAGAGATCTTGGAGCAACGCATGGAACGGCCGCTTATACAACTTTTAGATGAACTCGGTGGATGGCCTATATTGAGACCTAACTGGGATccagaaaaattcgattggcTTCTTTTGGTTGCACAATTGAGGCTTTATAATAACGATATTCTTATTTCGGAATGGGTTGCACCGGATATTAAGAACAGCGATCAATATGTTATACAG TTCGATCAGACATCATTGGGTTTACCTACGAGAGATTATTTTCTCCAACCATCGAATATGATTTATCTGAGagcttacaaaaattatttaataaaaatttctactcTTCTGGGCGCATCTTTGCAGAATGCTACTATGGACGCTGacgaattaatagaatttgagACGAAACTTGCCAAa ATCACATCATCTCCtgatgaaagaagaaatcttTCAGAATTGTATCAAAGAATGAGTATTGGAGAACTGAGGACTCTGATACCTCAAATTAATTGGCATCGATATTTAACCATCGTTTTAGCTCGACCAACTAATATTTCTGAACCTGTTGTTGTTTATGCGATGCAATATATCCAAGACTTGGTGAATCTTCTTTCAAAAACTAGTCCGCG aactaTCGCAAACTATCTTCTATGGCGATTCGTTAGGCATAGGGTAAATAATCTAGATGATCGATTTCAAGAGGctaagcaaaaattttattatattctttttggaAGAGAACAAGCACCCCCCAGATGGAAAAATTGTGTAGCACAAGTGAATTCTAATATGGGTATGGCTGTAGGGTCAATGttcgtgaaaaaatatttcgacgaaaaaagcaaaaacgat ACATTGTCTATGACTCGAGAGATACAACAGTCGTTTAAAGAGCTTTTGAATCAAACTTCCTGGATCGATgacgaaacgaaagaattgGCCACCGAGAAAGTGAACGCAATGCTGTTAAGAATCGGCTATCCTGATTTCATTTTACAACCTGAATTGTTGAATGAACGTTATAAGGAT ATCGTGATCCGTCCAGATAAGTATTTCgagaatacattaaatattttacaacattTGACCAGAGTGGAACAAGATCGGCTTGGCAGCCCTGTTAACAAAACCCTCTGGAATACCGCACCAGCAGTGGTCAATGCTTATTACAGTCGCAGCAAGAATAGGATAA TGTTTCCAGCTGGCATACTACAGCCGCCCTTTTATCACAGATATTTTCCACGGTGTTTAAATTACGGTGGAATAGGAGTTGTAATTGGCCACGAAATTACGCATGGCTTCGATGATAAAGGTCGATTATTCGATAAGGATGGTAATCTACACAGATGGTGGAAAGATGAAGCTATTTACGGATTTCATCAACGTGCCCAATGTCTCATCG ACCAGTATAGTCATTATATCGTGCCCGAAGTTGGAATGAAGATTGATGGAATAAATACGCAGGGAGAGAATATCGCGGACAATGGTGGCATTAAACAAGCTTTTCGA GCTTACGAAAAATGGTTACGCTTAAACGAGGATGCTGACGAAACTCTGCCCGGTTTGAACGCGACCGGAAAGCAATTGTTCTTTCTCAACTTCGCTCAAGTATGGTGTGGCTCGATGAGACCGGAAGCAACtaggaataaattaaaaaccgcGGTGCATTCACCTGGCAAATTTCGCGTGATTGGTACCTTGTCAAATTCGAAGGATTTCGCGGAAGTATTTCATTGTCCTCTAGGCACACCCATGAACCCAATTAAGAAATGTTCCGTTTGGTGA
- the LOC107996196 gene encoding neprilysin-4 isoform X6: MDADEIKGKSDIQTNDYREYGEYTHDSHKNEELRSKFFKYDNIEERSQDESDEGEQGGRRQISIDDSDSSLPIDDYQQEDDTHTDFHAFWKGEGNEWAIREAQAKIMLKYMDKSTDPCEDFYQFACGNWARHNPIPKDKAAYDTFEMIRESLDSVLKELLEEPILKEVMLNTDDAIVKAKHLFQSCMNYEILEQRMERPLIQLLDELGGWPILRPNWDPEKFDWLLLVAQLRLYNNDILISEWVAPDIKNSDQYVIQFDQTSLGLPTRDYFLQPSNMIYLRAYKNYLIKISTLLGASLQNATMDADELIEFETKLAKITSSPDERRNLSELYQRMSIGELRTLIPQINWHRYLTIVLARPTNISEPVVVYAMQYIQDLVNLLSKTSPRTIANYLLWRFVRHRVNNLDDRFQEAKQKFYYILFGREQAPPRWKNCVAQVNSNMGMAVGSMFVKKYFDEKSKNDTLSMTREIQQSFKELLNQTSWIDDETKELATEKVNAMLLRIGYPDFILQPELLNERYKDIVIRPDKYFENTLNILQHLTRVEQDRLGSPVNKTLWNTAPAVVNAYYSRSKNRIMFPAGILQPPFYHRYFPRCLNYGGIGVVIGHEITHGFDDKGRLFDKDGNLHRWWKDEAIYGFHQRAQCLIDQYSHYIVPEVGMKIDGINTQGENIADNGGIKQAFRAYEKWLRLNEDADETLPGLNATGKQLFFLNFAQVWCGSMRPEATRNKLKTAVHSPGKFRVIGTLSNSKDFAEVFHCPLGTPMNPIKKCSVW; encoded by the exons ATGGATGCCGATGAGATTAAAGGAAAATCTGATATACAAACTAACGATTATCGAGA ATATGGCGAATATACCCATGACTctcataaaaatgaagaactaCGTTCCAAGTTCTTCAAATACGATAATATTGAAGAACGTTCTCAAGACGAGTCGGACGAGGGCGAACAAGGTGGAAGACGTCAAATTTCCATCGATGACTCGGACTCCAGTTTGCCAATTGATGATTATCAACAGGAAGACGATACTCATACAGATTTCCATGCGTTTTGGAAAGGCGAAGGAAACGAGTGGGCCATCAGAGAGGCTCAAG CAAAAATCATGCTCAAGTACATGGACAAGAGTACTGATCCTTGCGAAGATTTCTATCAATTTGCCTGTGGCAATTGGGCGAGACACAATCCTATCCCTAAAGACAAAGCTGCCTATGATACGTTCGAAATGATTAGAGAATCATTAGATTCTGTGTTGAAAGAGCTTCTTGAAGAACCTATATTAAAAGAAGTTATGTTGAATACGGATGATGCCATAGTCAAGGCTAAACATTTGTTTCAAAGTTGTATGAATTacg AGATCTTGGAGCAACGCATGGAACGGCCGCTTATACAACTTTTAGATGAACTCGGTGGATGGCCTATATTGAGACCTAACTGGGATccagaaaaattcgattggcTTCTTTTGGTTGCACAATTGAGGCTTTATAATAACGATATTCTTATTTCGGAATGGGTTGCACCGGATATTAAGAACAGCGATCAATATGTTATACAG TTCGATCAGACATCATTGGGTTTACCTACGAGAGATTATTTTCTCCAACCATCGAATATGATTTATCTGAGagcttacaaaaattatttaataaaaatttctactcTTCTGGGCGCATCTTTGCAGAATGCTACTATGGACGCTGacgaattaatagaatttgagACGAAACTTGCCAAa ATCACATCATCTCCtgatgaaagaagaaatcttTCAGAATTGTATCAAAGAATGAGTATTGGAGAACTGAGGACTCTGATACCTCAAATTAATTGGCATCGATATTTAACCATCGTTTTAGCTCGACCAACTAATATTTCTGAACCTGTTGTTGTTTATGCGATGCAATATATCCAAGACTTGGTGAATCTTCTTTCAAAAACTAGTCCGCG aactaTCGCAAACTATCTTCTATGGCGATTCGTTAGGCATAGGGTAAATAATCTAGATGATCGATTTCAAGAGGctaagcaaaaattttattatattctttttggaAGAGAACAAGCACCCCCCAGATGGAAAAATTGTGTAGCACAAGTGAATTCTAATATGGGTATGGCTGTAGGGTCAATGttcgtgaaaaaatatttcgacgaaaaaagcaaaaacgat ACATTGTCTATGACTCGAGAGATACAACAGTCGTTTAAAGAGCTTTTGAATCAAACTTCCTGGATCGATgacgaaacgaaagaattgGCCACCGAGAAAGTGAACGCAATGCTGTTAAGAATCGGCTATCCTGATTTCATTTTACAACCTGAATTGTTGAATGAACGTTATAAGGAT ATCGTGATCCGTCCAGATAAGTATTTCgagaatacattaaatattttacaacattTGACCAGAGTGGAACAAGATCGGCTTGGCAGCCCTGTTAACAAAACCCTCTGGAATACCGCACCAGCAGTGGTCAATGCTTATTACAGTCGCAGCAAGAATAGGATAA TGTTTCCAGCTGGCATACTACAGCCGCCCTTTTATCACAGATATTTTCCACGGTGTTTAAATTACGGTGGAATAGGAGTTGTAATTGGCCACGAAATTACGCATGGCTTCGATGATAAAGGTCGATTATTCGATAAGGATGGTAATCTACACAGATGGTGGAAAGATGAAGCTATTTACGGATTTCATCAACGTGCCCAATGTCTCATCG ACCAGTATAGTCATTATATCGTGCCCGAAGTTGGAATGAAGATTGATGGAATAAATACGCAGGGAGAGAATATCGCGGACAATGGTGGCATTAAACAAGCTTTTCGA GCTTACGAAAAATGGTTACGCTTAAACGAGGATGCTGACGAAACTCTGCCCGGTTTGAACGCGACCGGAAAGCAATTGTTCTTTCTCAACTTCGCTCAAGTATGGTGTGGCTCGATGAGACCGGAAGCAACtaggaataaattaaaaaccgcGGTGCATTCACCTGGCAAATTTCGCGTGATTGGTACCTTGTCAAATTCGAAGGATTTCGCGGAAGTATTTCATTGTCCTCTAGGCACACCCATGAACCCAATTAAGAAATGTTCCGTTTGGTGA
- the LOC107996196 gene encoding neprilysin-4 isoform X3, with protein MITTLRWMPMRLKENLIYKLTIIENMANIPMTLIKMKNYVPSSSNTIILKNVLKTSRTRANKVEDVKFPSMTRTPVCQLMIINRKTILIQISMRFGKAKETSGPSERLKKQIFAAAKIMLKYMDKSTDPCEDFYQFACGNWARHNPIPKDKAAYDTFEMIRESLDSVLKELLEEPILKEVMLNTDDAIVKAKHLFQSCMNYEILEQRMERPLIQLLDELGGWPILRPNWDPEKFDWLLLVAQLRLYNNDILISEWVAPDIKNSDQYVIQFDQTSLGLPTRDYFLQPSNMIYLRAYKNYLIKISTLLGASLQNATMDADELIEFETKLAKITSSPDERRNLSELYQRMSIGELRTLIPQINWHRYLTIVLARPTNISEPVVVYAMQYIQDLVNLLSKTSPRTIANYLLWRFVRHRVNNLDDRFQEAKQKFYYILFGREQAPPRWKNCVAQVNSNMGMAVGSMFVKKYFDEKSKNDTLSMTREIQQSFKELLNQTSWIDDETKELATEKVNAMLLRIGYPDFILQPELLNERYKDIVIRPDKYFENTLNILQHLTRVEQDRLGSPVNKTLWNTAPAVVNAYYSRSKNRIMFPAGILQPPFYHRYFPRCLNYGGIGVVIGHEITHGFDDKGRLFDKDGNLHRWWKDEAIYGFHQRAQCLIDQYSHYIVPEVGMKIDGINTQGENIADNGGIKQAFRAYEKWLRLNEDADETLPGLNATGKQLFFLNFAQVWCGSMRPEATRNKLKTAVHSPGKFRVIGTLSNSKDFAEVFHCPLGTPMNPIKKCSVW; from the exons ATGATTACTACTCTGAGATGGATGCCGATGAGATTAAAGGAAAATCTGATATACAAACTAACGATTATCGAGA ATATGGCGAATATACCCATGACTctcataaaaatgaagaactaCGTTCCAAGTTCTTCAAATACGATAATATTGAAGAACGTTCTCAAGACGAGTCGGACGAGGGCGAACAAGGTGGAAGACGTCAAATTTCCATCGATGACTCGGACTCCAGTTTGCCAATTGATGATTATCAACAGGAAGACGATACTCATACAGATTTCCATGCGTTTTGGAAAGGCGAAGGAAACGAGTGGGCCATCAGAGAGGCTCAAG AAACAGATATTCGCCGCAGCAAAAATCATGCTCAAGTACATGGACAAGAGTACTGATCCTTGCGAAGATTTCTATCAATTTGCCTGTGGCAATTGGGCGAGACACAATCCTATCCCTAAAGACAAAGCTGCCTATGATACGTTCGAAATGATTAGAGAATCATTAGATTCTGTGTTGAAAGAGCTTCTTGAAGAACCTATATTAAAAGAAGTTATGTTGAATACGGATGATGCCATAGTCAAGGCTAAACATTTGTTTCAAAGTTGTATGAATTacg AGATCTTGGAGCAACGCATGGAACGGCCGCTTATACAACTTTTAGATGAACTCGGTGGATGGCCTATATTGAGACCTAACTGGGATccagaaaaattcgattggcTTCTTTTGGTTGCACAATTGAGGCTTTATAATAACGATATTCTTATTTCGGAATGGGTTGCACCGGATATTAAGAACAGCGATCAATATGTTATACAG TTCGATCAGACATCATTGGGTTTACCTACGAGAGATTATTTTCTCCAACCATCGAATATGATTTATCTGAGagcttacaaaaattatttaataaaaatttctactcTTCTGGGCGCATCTTTGCAGAATGCTACTATGGACGCTGacgaattaatagaatttgagACGAAACTTGCCAAa ATCACATCATCTCCtgatgaaagaagaaatcttTCAGAATTGTATCAAAGAATGAGTATTGGAGAACTGAGGACTCTGATACCTCAAATTAATTGGCATCGATATTTAACCATCGTTTTAGCTCGACCAACTAATATTTCTGAACCTGTTGTTGTTTATGCGATGCAATATATCCAAGACTTGGTGAATCTTCTTTCAAAAACTAGTCCGCG aactaTCGCAAACTATCTTCTATGGCGATTCGTTAGGCATAGGGTAAATAATCTAGATGATCGATTTCAAGAGGctaagcaaaaattttattatattctttttggaAGAGAACAAGCACCCCCCAGATGGAAAAATTGTGTAGCACAAGTGAATTCTAATATGGGTATGGCTGTAGGGTCAATGttcgtgaaaaaatatttcgacgaaaaaagcaaaaacgat ACATTGTCTATGACTCGAGAGATACAACAGTCGTTTAAAGAGCTTTTGAATCAAACTTCCTGGATCGATgacgaaacgaaagaattgGCCACCGAGAAAGTGAACGCAATGCTGTTAAGAATCGGCTATCCTGATTTCATTTTACAACCTGAATTGTTGAATGAACGTTATAAGGAT ATCGTGATCCGTCCAGATAAGTATTTCgagaatacattaaatattttacaacattTGACCAGAGTGGAACAAGATCGGCTTGGCAGCCCTGTTAACAAAACCCTCTGGAATACCGCACCAGCAGTGGTCAATGCTTATTACAGTCGCAGCAAGAATAGGATAA TGTTTCCAGCTGGCATACTACAGCCGCCCTTTTATCACAGATATTTTCCACGGTGTTTAAATTACGGTGGAATAGGAGTTGTAATTGGCCACGAAATTACGCATGGCTTCGATGATAAAGGTCGATTATTCGATAAGGATGGTAATCTACACAGATGGTGGAAAGATGAAGCTATTTACGGATTTCATCAACGTGCCCAATGTCTCATCG ACCAGTATAGTCATTATATCGTGCCCGAAGTTGGAATGAAGATTGATGGAATAAATACGCAGGGAGAGAATATCGCGGACAATGGTGGCATTAAACAAGCTTTTCGA GCTTACGAAAAATGGTTACGCTTAAACGAGGATGCTGACGAAACTCTGCCCGGTTTGAACGCGACCGGAAAGCAATTGTTCTTTCTCAACTTCGCTCAAGTATGGTGTGGCTCGATGAGACCGGAAGCAACtaggaataaattaaaaaccgcGGTGCATTCACCTGGCAAATTTCGCGTGATTGGTACCTTGTCAAATTCGAAGGATTTCGCGGAAGTATTTCATTGTCCTCTAGGCACACCCATGAACCCAATTAAGAAATGTTCCGTTTGGTGA